One genomic window of Lepeophtheirus salmonis chromosome 5, UVic_Lsal_1.4, whole genome shotgun sequence includes the following:
- the LOC121118000 gene encoding SET domain-containing protein SmydA-8, with the protein MKSFDPETISIVDWKKINPSYKVHKSLNCPECGKCVSQFCSGCHSVGYCSKEHQKNHWLQGHKNECCAYKLVKKEGHGRILIVTRDIEPGEVIFEESPITVGPKQFCQPVCLGCYKNVNGTSICSGCNWPMCGNIECEKAPIHSKKECALLADCHLKPIIDLNKPEKDLPIYQFLTALRCLLVKEFRPDNWSILESMESHTELRKNEESYRVNQVNIVKFILERIKYDTTVEDINKCIDVMDVNAFEIRSHEFSIAGLYPMTAMMNSNCSPNTQNSIDENYICRVMAITRIPKGSEINSTYTRTLSGTLYRRNQLKESKYFDCKCERCCDPTELNSHFSTLLCQAILPSISKTCKGFVYSENSLNTNASWICRACGAVMSHEEVTELTQKLEVEIEKEFLTIDDYENFLKNRLLKFLHPNHYIIVDFKFILMKALSRAEYDPEIRIQREIRKKRIIEDILDVHSLITPGYFRIRAMLVSERCMVMMSIAFHNLSNSNKNEIFLEECERIIDGLEECVSILRFENTNSVEGQRYKACVNYIEKLKNIIEMRKNKTMIPASS; encoded by the exons ATGAAAAGCTTTGATCCAGAGACTATATCCATTGTAGATTGGAAGAAAATTAACCCCAGCTACAAGGTGCACAAATCTCTAAACTGTCCTGAGTGTGGAAAATGTGTCTCACAATTTTGTTCAGGCTGTCATTCTGTGGGTTATTGTTCcaaagagcatcaaaaaaaccATTGGCTTCAGGGACATAAAAATGAGTGCTGTGCCtataaattagtcaaaaaagAAGGGCATGGCCGTATCCTCATTGTGACGCGCGATATTGAGCCTGGAGAAGTAATTTTTGAGGAATCTCCCATCACAGTAGGACCAAA ACAGTTTTGTCAGCCAGTTTGCTTAGGTTGCTACAAAAACGTCAATGGAACATCAATTTGTTCTGGTTGTAACTGGCCAATGTGTGGTAATATTGAGTGTGAAAAAGCGCCGATACACTCCAAAAAAGAATGCGCATTACTTGCTGACTGTCATCTTAAACCCATTATCGATCTTAATAAACCCGAAAAAGACCTACCCATTTATCAATTCCTAACTGCTCTTCGATGTCTTCTAGTTAAAGAGTTCCGTCCTGATAATTGGTCCATCCTAGAATCCATGGAATCGCACACTGAGCTCCGGAAAAATGAAGAGTCATATCGAGTCAATCAGGTTAATATTGTCAAATTCATTCTGGAACGGATTAAATacg atacaaCAGTAGAGGATATCAACAAGTGTATTGACGTTATGGATGTTAATGCTTTCGAAATACGATCTCATGAATTTAGTATTGCAGGTTTATACCCAATGACAGCAATGATGAATTCAAATTGCTCTCCAAATACGCAAAATAGTATAGATGAAAACTATATATGTAGAGTAATGGCGATAACTAGAATACCAAAAGGCTCTGAAATCAACTCAACTTATACTCGAACTCTCTCGGGAACTCTATATAGACGAAACCAGCTAAAGGAATCAAAATACTTTGACTGTAAATGTGAAAGATGTTGTGATCCAACGGAATTAAACTCACATTTTAGTACTCTCTTATGTCAAGCTATACTCCCAAGTATCTCAAAGACATGTAAAGGTTTTGTCTATTCTGAGAATTCATTAAATACTAATGCATCATGGATTTGTAGAGCTTGTGGAGCCGTTATGAGTCATGAAGAGGTCACAGAGCTCACTCAAAAACTAGAAGTTGAAATTGAAAAAGAGTTTTTGACAATCGATGACTATGAAAACTTTCTCAAG aatCGCCTCCTCAAATTTCTTCATCCAAATCATTACATAATTGTGGACTTCAAATTTATCTTAATGAAAGCCCTTAGCAGAGCAGAGTACGATCCTGAAATAAGAATCCAAAGAGAAATTCGgaagaaaagaataattgaGGATATACTCGATGTCCATTCTCTAATAACTCCTGGCTACTTTCGTATAAGAGCTATGCTAGTATCAGAGCGATGTATGGTCATGATGAGCATTGCGTTTCATAATCTCagcaattctaataaaaatgaaatatttttagaggAGTGTGAAAGGATCATTGATGGTTTGGAGGAATGTGTGAGCATACTTCGCTTTGAAAATACTAATTCTGTAGAGGGGCAAAGATACAAAGCCTGTGTAAATtatattgagaaattaaaaaacatcattgaGATGCGAAAAAATAAGACAATGATTCCAGCCTCATCTTGA